Part of the Sander lucioperca isolate FBNREF2018 chromosome 1, SLUC_FBN_1.2, whole genome shotgun sequence genome is shown below.
gtgtgtgtgtgtgtgtgtgtgtgttccccaCAGACTCGTCGTTCAGTAACGGTCAGGGAAATGACTACCTGTTTGTTGGAAACATGGTCTACACAGTAAGCATCTTACTTGTATGTttgatgtgtttatgtgtctttgtttatataattcagtttttatttctgtgtctttTGGCATTCATTTTGCATATGCACAGTATTTGTGTACACACCAGCACTATGCTGCTTCCTCAGAGACGTTATGAGTCTCCAGTCAATCTTGTTACGTCTAGCCAGTCTGTCTCTTCTCCACACTCATCCATCTGTTCTCTATATTCACTTCTCTATCTTACACTCTCACTATTATTTTACTCCCTACATTCCCATATGAATTTTACTGGTGTTTATTTGTTATGTTATGTGTATGTAGACTACAGGGGGCTGTGGGGGTCCTGAGTTTTTTCACTGACATTGCTAAGTTTACTATATAACATTAATGTTTATTATCTCCACAGTCTCCAGCCAAGTAatcctgtttctgtttttttatttgccctccctccctccctcgtgtgtgtgtgtgtgtgtgtgtgtgtgtgtgtgtgtgtgtgtgtgtagtatgtggtAGTTACAGTATGTCTGAAAGCTGGAATAGAGACCACCGCTTGGAccaaggtaaaaacattaacacactAATGCACCACACCACATGTGCTGTATTTTACTCATCTGTTGATAAATTAAGAGGAGGGGGAAATACATGGGAAAAGATGTGGTGTACCTTGATCTTGTGGTGGAGGTCTGAAGTTCCCTAAACAGCAGTTGCTTACACCACCCACCCAACCAGCTTTATTATGGCTGTGTTCTTTCCCATAGCTCCTGTTCAATATTTCAAACTTACAAAAAACTCTCTATGTCCAAGTGTTCATAAATTAACACTTCCTAACCATTCAAGTCAGGCATGTACTGTGAAGCAGCTGCAAGAAGTGTTGAATAAAGTATGCTTTAACAGATTAAACTTGCAAGGATCGTATGGACACCGTTACTGCACGGCAAAGGAGAAAAACAGACCAGAAAATAGTGAGATTCCCATCTGTTAGATGAAGAGTAAATACATAAGAGCGAAACAGATTTAATTCAACATAGTTAACCTAGAGCCCAGATGTCCTCATTCTTTTCTACGAATGTTTGATTCAAGtcatgataataataaaaaatatattttaacacTCTAAATGGTTTTTACAATCTAAATGGTTACTGTCAAAAATTGAACACACAACATTAGCATCTGTCGGCTTGAGCTGGCTAACATTAAGCTTGCAATTTGAAGGATAAATGGCAGTTTCCCTTTCCCTGATATCCTTTACCGGGACTACACAAAGTTATCGCCCCGAGAGCTAACTGGGTAGAGTGTGTACCATTTTAAGTCTGCACAGCGACTTGGTTTTGAGTCCAGCCCAGGGCCTTCAGCTGCaggtcttcccctctctcttccccctctttcctctctgtctAAATAAAGCTTAAAAAGCTAAATGTCTGTTTACTATCAAATTATACCACATACTAGATATACAGTAAACTTTGCCtcagtaaaatacagtcaacTTAATTATGTTTTAAACAAGGTAATATATGAACAAAGAACAATTAAACAAAACTAAGAATCCAAGTATTTGGTTCTAACGTTTTGGAACAAAGTCAGCAGAGATGGATGTAGACTCAAGGACAACAGTAGCCATGATTTAGCTCATTTCTACTGttggagagagtaagagagattGGCAGGATGGACAGAAGGGCGCTGACAATTTTGTCCGTTCAGCTGTCCATACAACAGCCTGGCAGTAATGAAGCAGGGTCCCACTGGAATTCACACAGTGTCCCCTTTCAGCAGATCACAGAGAGCAGGACGAAAATATGGGAAGGAGTGAGGGAAAGGTTGTGTATATTCGGATGAGCTGGATGTAAAGTATTTGACCTCACGCTGTCTTCTTCTCCGTCTCTTAATCTCCATCCTCTCCTGCACTCCCTCCCcttgtctcctcctctctctcgctctctcgctctctctctctctctctctctctctctgttgtagTTTTCCCACCTGGCGGTATGGGGAAGCATGGCACTCTGGATGGTCTTCTTTGCTGTCTACTCTGTCATGTGGCCCACCATCCCCATCGCCCCTGACATGCTTGGCCAGGCAAGTCCCTCTCCATAAACACATGTCACTCATTTCAGTAACGGGGTGAAAGGGGTTAAAATAGCCCTACCCTCTACATCTCTTTTCTGCAACCTCCATCACCTGCCCCTCCCTTGTTCTTGGTTGCCAATACATGGCGCCTATCTGACTCACCTCTTGGGTGTTCCACGTCGGCACTGCTGGAGCCCCGGGGGAGATTTATGCTTTGCCAGCCCCTCTCACTAGGCTTCCTGCACCTGCTGCGTGTCACCcgagccccattctttttactgCCCTCTGTGGAGGTGTTGACTCAAGAGGGTGGGCTGCTGCTGTTGGTGATGAGGATCCAGTGGGGGTGAGGAGAGTATAGATGGAGACCCCCTTGATTGAGAGATTTGTTTTAGAGTTTGGGGATCTGTTGGGGGTGAGGCGAGCTGCCCCACTGAGTGGGTAGAGAGTCTTGGAGGGGGAAGGGAATAGGGCTGTCTAAACTCCCCTCGGCCCATTAATTCAATTTGTGTCAGAAATCAGGAATGCGGTCAAATATCTCTGCAGCTGCTCAGTCTAACTGGGGAATGGTCAGAGACACTCAGCCACCACCCCCCCAACTACCCTGTTACCTCTCTTATTTCCCCTGCTCCCGCTATCTATATTTCCATCTGTCCATGGGGGACGGGGGATGGAAAAGAGTTGTATATTTCTGCTCAGAATAACTGGGTGTAAGTCTGTACATGTGAGAATTAATGTGCTATGTGTGTCCAGCtatgtgttatttgtgttgATTGTAAAGTGGTGGAGACCAATAGTCTGTTTCTATGGATATAACAAAGCAGAGAAAATCATTTAGCATTCCTCCATCCTCAGAGTGTATAAAGACCATGTGATATAATGTATGTCCAATGCTGTGGAAATGAACTGTGTGTAGGTGTTTGTGACACAGAAAGCCATAGAGTACGTCTGTGTCCAGTTGGATCATCTATGACTTGGTTGTGATTCCAGGTGCTGCAGAGGATATTTCCTAATGGTTGTCCGATTCATTTTCCCCATTCCCCATCCTCTGGGAACCAAATTGTCTCTATATATGTGGATCCAAACAAAGGAAACCCATGGTATAGGCAATACAGTAGTAGAAGTTAAGGAAGTTCTGGTGCATAAAGTGTTTGTGACTGTTGACTTCAACGTTAACTCCTAGAGACAAAGACTTAGGCTTGTGAAACACCACAGAGCTCTTGCAGATAACTAAAGGTATTTGGTAATAAAGGGAAAATTCAGGGATTTACAGTAACAGGCGAGGACAAGCACCAGAAGATACAGTCACTAATAATGAAAGGATGTTGTGAAAGGGTAAGATTGGAGCAAACCACAGGAGAAACGTGTAGGAGTAAGAGgcatggagacagacagacagacaaatggaGACAGTGGTTAGATGCATGATTAATCCCTGGAGACAGACTGAGGATGAGGGTCAAAGGTCTATGAGGCTGTTTGCAGCTGGACTGCAGAGACAGGTAGGGGGGATATGTGGTTACTCACtagcatttttacattttagcaCAGAAGCATTGTGTTTCAGCTGTGGGAATACTGTGTTAAATCCAGTTTGTTGTGTAGATCCTGGTTGTGAGAAAGCTGTTAAGATGTTTGGCTAACATTGGGGTTATTCTCACTGTGCTGTGAATAGCTTTCAATGTGCTTTGTCTCACATTTCTCTTTGCCTTTTCCACATGTTTCTCTCTGCTCGTTGCAgagaaaaatgacttaataCTCAATTCAAATTAATATACAAGCGAAATAAATGGAGCCTGTGTGTTGTCATTGCAGGCTGGCAAGGTGATGCAGTGCTGGCACTTCTGGCTGGGCCTCGTCCTGGTGCCTACTGCGTGTTTACTCAAAGACTACGCTTGGACCGCGTAAGTAGAACACATTTAATATAAATACATGGAAAATCCATACAGAGAGTATTTAACTTAACCGAGTCGTTTACATAACCCATATTGAGTCTATGTCAACACTTGAGCACACTTTATATTATGAATCACATGTGTATGCAAAGTAAAACACTCAAACTTTCTCTCATGGGTCTGATGAGCTTATTTCTGCTTTGTAGCACACGTCGCACTGTGAGGAAGTCTTTGCTAGAGGAGGTGCAGGAGTTGGAGGCTCGGGCCGTAGACCCAGGGGCAGCTGTACTTCGGGATGCCAGCGGCCGCAGGTATACAGGATGCTAAAAAGCGACACAGGATCTCACCTACATTCATATCCAGTTTTTGTTCTCATGAATCAGTTTAatcttattgattttttttctttttttaaaaaaacaataataataattcggTCTTTtattttaggatttttttttttttaaagaataatcCATTATTATCAATATTAACACTCTGTACATGTGCAGATTCAGTATACAACTGTAATATACTCAGAGGCCACCTTATTGGCTACACCTGTAAAATGTAATGCAATTCAATACAACAGCGCAGCCATAAATTCTACCTTTACAAAGATAATAATAGTTTTTATTGACACTGTCAGAGAGATTTTCATTTAACTATATGTTTGTTACTGAGGTTTTAGTTTGCAGGGATGTTGAACTGGACTGCATTATATTCAGGGGTGTTTTATAATGTTTCGCCCAACCCGTTTACAGATGCGAGCGAGGAATGATTTGACACCACCACGAACTACGGCCGCAATAATAAACATATAGTGAATTAGCACATCTCGGAAGGTTTTAACAAAAACTGGGCATTCTAAGCTTCATAAAGTAAGAATATGTGGAAGAGCTGTTGTATTGAGTTGCATTAGATTGTATaggtgtaactaataaagtGGCCAGAGAGTAtatgtttctgtatgtgtgaaaataaatggcatttctAACTCCCCCGGTGGCACCGTCCACAGGGCCGAAGCCAAGGCTGAGGTCCCGTAGAGCCAGAGCTGTCCCATGCTTACAGAGGTAGTTTCTGGGTTTGCACTGTCCCACTGTGTGAACTGTGACCTCAAATGACCTGTGTGCCCAACTGCAAGCTGCTTTGGACTGACCTTTGCTTGTTTTCCATTAACTTAGTTCATACCTCTCTCTGTTTATCTTTTTCATGTCTCTCCTTTTTCCATTCCTCCATCTGTGGATTACTTTATAGGTGGATCAATTTGAACTGCCGTACAGACCTGGTGTGTCTTCTGGATTTGTCTGTAGTTCTCTCTGTGATTTAGTTGTGTGGTGTCACTAGAGCTGTGTTAGAAACGGTGCCATTGTGTAGTTTGGGGGGACATTTTTCTAAGTTATAGATACAGTATGGATTGTAGAGGTTTGACTGTTTGCTATCAGGGGTGGCaagaagtacttgtactttacttgagtatttccattttatgctgctTTATATTTCAACTTCacaacatttcagagggaaatattgttattttttacttcactacatttatttgacagctttagttaattTGCAGGTTCAGATTTCAGATTCAAAACATACTAAAAAATACCAAAAcatgattgtttgtttttttatagatcaaaaaacaactaaaccgcatataaagttaaaaaacaatcaaataatacaatacatagttcatacatacatagtatagtatatttttgaatgcaggacttctaACGTAGTCTTTTTACATGGTGATAattatacttttattttaataaaggaTCAGAGTACTTTTTTCCTCCATTGTTTGCTAGTAAGGATTGCAAAGAGTTGTATAATAAGCTGCTTCAAGGTCAGATGTGAGTGAGTCACCCGGATAAGTTGCTTTCTCTGAGCAGTTTGATCCTTGAAAAGAGGTAGAGGGGTCGGAGTTATGTTTTTAAAGGTGGGTAACCACACTGCTGTGCCTAACCCCTACTCAAGGCCCTGTCCTGGACTGACCCTGCTTTTAAACCCAGGAAAGCAGGACTGGGTACTTGTGCCCTCTCCATTTAGAATAAGAGAAGTAAAGTAGCGGTGCACAGAGAGCCAATGGAGCCAAAGGGAAAAGAGCACATCTGTATTTGTAGTTTCTGGGGAGGTCCTGGGGTAGGCATGGGAAAGGGCTGGAAAGGTAGAGTACAGGAGTGCCTCGAGGGAAGGGTTCAAACGAAGCACATCCTTGGGCCTTTTTTATCTGATGTTAGCCAGAAAGAAACATTATAGAAGGACAACTTAGTCACACTGATGTATGAGCCTTTCATTTATTTGTCCAGCCACCATTTATTCTTTTATCATTCACTCGGCACTGTCATCTATCTAACAGACATCATTTTTGTTGGCCAAAAACTTCTTGAGCAAACTTTAGAGcccctcagttttttcttctctttttttgacaaacactCTGGTGAAGGTTCCCAACAGTCACATGCAGTATTAAGAATTTCCTAACTGCCTGATCCAAATCTTAACCTTGGGAAGGCTGGCTCTAGTCCATAACTACTCTGTTTATCATTACAAGTGGCAGGGAAACCCCTCCTGTGTGAATGTAATGCTCGATTGGCAGATAAATGTAGAAAATATATTCTGTCAAATAAAATTGGCAAAAAGAGACTTTTTGATTTGGCAATCACTAATACCGGTGTCCTTGCATTTACATCCAATGCCACTGCCTTATGACTTTAATGGCTGTAATGATGGTGATAAGAGTGGAGAGAggtattgtttgttttgtgtgcgtgtgtgcgtgcctgcatTTGTGTGCAATATCTGGAAAGGGCTTAGTTATTTTTGGTCACAGGAGGAGAGGAGCCGTGACGGCGTGTGGTCTCCGAACAGAGGAGCCAGTCTTCTTCTTGGAAGgggggagaaggagaggagtGTTGGGGCGGGGGGGCTGAGGAATAGTTTACTGTGGATGTCCTGTTACCCTGCAGTCagtttatgactttttgtgggTTAAATTGCATGTCAGAAGCAGTCAGTATCCAATCCACTTCATACCAACGTTCTGGTTTTAAATCCACTTAAATTTTGTTTGctctttgtgtgtttctgtgttgatCTGTGAAAGAGAAATGTACTTGGCTTATATCCTTCACTGTTTTGCTCCAGGACAGTTAAGGGTTGACGACTGTCTTTGATCATCCTGCTGCCTTAAATCTGGGTGTAGTGAAGACAttatattttgatttaaaaagcaGCTTAACCTGCCactgaaagcaaaaaaaaaatgacaaaagcacTGAGAAATATGTGCACTACTTTAAGAAATATTTCCCAGTAGTTGTGCTTTAGTGTAAGTAGTCGAGAGTCTCTCTTTAATTACCAATTATTAAGTGTCTATGTGCCTTCACTGTGGAGTAACTgatctttctttcctttctctgcAGTCTAAACGAACGAGCCCATCTGCTGACAAGAGTATTTAGGAAAACGCCTTCAAGCGTAGGACGTTCAAACTCGGTGCAGCAGACTGTGTCGCGTGAGTGTCCTTTccaaacacacatactgtaacgTAGTCCTGCTTCAATACAGGCCTTAAGAGAGCGAATTGTGTTTCGGTCTTTCTCTTGTCCCTCTCATCACATGAAAAAAACTTCTTAAAAAGACATATTAAGCTTTTACAATCATTGCATATTCTACCAAAATAAACTAAGGATGTAAACGAAGAGAAGCTCTGTTTTCTATATATTTGCAGAGTCCGATTGGTTTGGTGGTTtctttagttgttttttgttttttgcttatGTTTTTATTAAGGATGTCATTTGAACAATGCAGAGAGAGAATACTTTCTATTTTATGAAGCCCAGAAACAACAAATTGATTCATAGTATACAGACAATATTTGGCCAGGAACACATACACTGACCAGAAAAAATAGAAACCCCTGTACATAGCTAGGCAATCCAGTATAACAGTCCTGTAATGAAAACCACATTTGTGAAACTCGATTCAACTTTATGGTTGCAGTGtctgcacacaaacacccaaTGTACAGAATAAAAACTGAAGTAAAGTGCTGCACAGCAATACATCATACAGGTGTTTCAACATTCATTCAAAAtgttcctccctcctcttttctctctctgcagatgGCTATGCCTTCTCTCAAGAGGAGCATGGCGTGGTGTCCCAATCCCAGGTAGTGCGCTCCTACGATACCACCCGCCAACGCCCCAGCCTCTAGCCCTACCCCTGACCAATGCTTCTGCTCACCGTAGCAACGGTTATCAAGGTGACAGCGGAGACAGACTTATGTGACACCCTCACGCCGCGTGACCGACCCCTGCTGTTGCCTTAATGGAACTATGACCTGACCCCTCGCCGGGGGTGGGGTTAACGGTCAGGCGTGGTGACCGTTGCTGGCGCATAGAGGACTGACTGACTTGAGAGAGCGGACCAGGCCGATGTTatggaaaaaaacattcttcAAACTCAAACAAGCTGCACAGGCATGAGCAATCATAACCACGCACAGGCATGACAAGTCAAACTCAGAGACTGTTACTCATATCTGTATACCCCACAGACTGGGTTTGCTTTATGCCACTGTGTGTTTatccgtgtgtttgtgtgcgcgtgtgtgcattCCTGTGCGTCTGTATCTGCCTGTGCATGGTATGTTTACACGCATTGGCgctcctgtgtttgtgtgcatgtgtgttggcCCGTGTGTGTTCGCTTCCACGGTTCTCCCTAATCTCTCTCGTGAGGTGGGTTTTGCTTGTCTGTCATCACATGCCCATGTGGGAGGGGAGGAGAcgtaaaaataaacacacacacacacacacacacacatgcactgatgAATTCCTTAAAAAGGGATGGAGGGAAGCAAAGACCAAGGTACAACGAAGCCCGAATCCCAGCTACAGCCCCCGTCCCCCGTCCCATCGCAGCATCAAGCCTCACTGCCAAACACCACAGAGATGCCACTGAGGCAGAACGCTCATGCCAAACTGGAACACCACCCTGCTGCAGCCCCTCCTACCCCACTGGGACTTCCTCTTGCTTATCGCTCCTTGTACCTTCATTTCTTCCTATCTCTCCATCTCCTAGCCGCTCTGCAGCCTCCACGTCTCTCCTACTCTAGCACATCTCCTTGTCTTGGCCAGTTTTTAAAAAATCCACTTTGCTTCCTGTTGTTTCTGACGGCTCCTGTGATTCCTGATGCCGCCTGTCGAGCATCGTCAGCTGACATAGAAGCAACGAGCCTGGCATTAAAGCTTTCTCCTTCAGTTTTGTTGGATTTCCATTCTTTActggactgttttttttaaacattaaagtggacattaatgtgtatgtgtttataatttgttttctctcttttcattaATGCCTGTTTTTGTACTCATATGTGGAGACATGTCTTAGAGGGAATATTTTTACTTGAACTAGTGCTAATAGGCATCCAAATAGAAGGGATCTCATTGAGACTCGCATGGATCATGTGTTTTTCTGGCTCTGGGAtttgtctgaatgtgtgtgctcTGTGTTGAGGACACTCTGGTTCAGGAATGCAAGACTGAAAGGGTGGGAGAGGTCCATCTGAGCCCTAATCATTAAATCTAATCAATCCGTGGCCTGACTAATGTCTCCGTCTCTTGACTGTAAGCTATCTACTCCTTTAATCAGTTGGCTTTTTATGAGTCAAACTGTGGCTGGATGGTAGTAGGAAGAGTTGGGTTTACACTTTGCTtaaaaaggattaaaaaaaaaaggcttgatTTGTACTGTACATAAGATGCatattatttcatacattacCAGGATCAAACCTGTCCCAAACTCAGGAGTCATTAAAGATAGACCATTAGATGATTAATACAGTCCCTGGACACTGGAGTCCAACTGGAGCTCCCTTTTCCCACCGACCTCCCTGGATTTGGCCCAGCCCAAACTGACTTCAGCTGCTCCAGTATGGAGAATCCATCGGGCCAAGCAGGAGCCAGAGAGCCATTTATGCTTTTCAACTGGTCCCCAACGACCCACTCCGCTTTCCACATTACTGTAGTTTTTGGAGGAGCCTGCCAAAACTACACCTCCACATTGTCATAGTTTGAAACTGCCCATTGTTGTGCTTTATTGTTCCTCCTCTCTGTGAGTCGGGTGATGTGACAGGTATTTGGTCTGTCCACGGTGGGTGGTAGAGCTGTCGGTGAATGTGTGTAATTAGTGTTTCTTATAGCTTaactgtgagtgtgtttgtgtttcaagGGGATTAAGAATGTGAGACAGTTCTTTGTGCAAAACCCATTCACCTCACAGATTAGTTTTTTGTTAACCAAGTTtccaagtgtgtgtatgtaaatcTCACCCATCCAGAGAGGCAATGGAAACCAAGCATTGCTAGAGTTGTTTATGACAGTAGAATGTGATAAAACACTGAAACACATAAGCTCTCAAAACACTAATTtctgtttaaaagttgttttttatttattttttttgaattCATATGAAAAATGTTACCCCTGCATCAATATGGACCAATTTTCATACATACTTTTCCAGATACTCTTATTTTGACACACAAGCTGCCTATCATATCTTACTAGACGTTGTGCTCGGGCGTACAGATgaggtacacacaaacataccagTTTCAGTACTTTGGGACATCTCAGGCTGCACGCTCAGTGGAGCAGCACATTCCTCAAGTTGCATGTTACTGAGTTACCAGGGACCCAGCTGCACAACAGTACGCAGAAAAAAGTAAATTtgactaattttttttttttaataagcaaAAAACACCACTTCTGTGCTGTTAAGTGGTAAATAATGAGTCGAAGGTGCCCTGGAGCTGCCTGTGCCCTCAGCATACACACTGAACTGTGGTAGtgttaaatacacacacacctctcacaGGAGAGAAGTGAAGGGGGCAGTTTTCGCTGTATAATTAACTTGGTAATCTTCAGAGAACTGCCTCTCACTccttctctgtcacacacacacttctcgtGTACATTAACTGCAAGCCTTgcataaatattttaattttatttcggTCTGTGTGTTTCCGCTCagggcagttttttttttttgcggggGGGGTTgtgtgcttttttctttttgggtGGCAGGAGGGGGATTGTATAGTAGGGTGGAGCGTCACAGTCTATGTCCTGTGTTCACTTCATTAGAGTTTAAATGGTCTACAGGGAGATTGCGACTGCCTTTCACATTACACCACCTGCATTTCCCATTACACACATCCGTCCACTCCACACCAACtcgcacatacagtacaaacatcTTTTCACATGCTTTCTTtcctcacacaaacaaacatatactgtactgtataaacCACTCACAAGCATTCACAAGTGCAGATGTGCACATGGCATAAACACAGCATGTGGTCATAACTTTTTTTGCTTGAATATTCACTTTTCATACAGTTCACTGCTATAAATCATCCAGTCATCACTCATTCCAGCACATATAGGCCAACAAATATTTTTCTCATTCTCAAATgcaaatacatgcatacacaaacacatacacagtttTATTTGAGCTGCAGGCTGCAGCGGGCTGTGCACGATCAACCATCTCAACTGTATACAGACACAGTCCTATATGCAGTTTTGTCTTTGCATCAAGACAGAAAATTGTTTATGCATCCATCATAGGCTGAGCTTAGCTCATTCCAACTTGCCAAGAGATCATATGACACgctaaacagacacacaccacacacaataGCAAGGCAGGCCCTGAGCCAGCAACGGCTTTGTGAGTCTGACTCCCTGCCTTTCTATTTTTCCACTCTGGCAGCGTCCCCTAAAGGTCTCTGGCGCAGCCCTCACAGGTTAAACTTCACAACAAAGTGGCAGAGTGGTCTGCGGGTTGGCCCCTTATCATACAGTCACTGCAGGGTATTTCTGATCACTGGTGACACTGGAGCCACCAATGGGAGGAGGGCAGGGGGACTGGAGGGGTCTGTATCCTCCCTGAGTGGGGTCCAGGAAGGCTTGGGCAGGGTGGGCGTAGCCGATGTACTGCGGGTGAAGAAACTGTCCCTGGTGAGGCATGATTTGCGTGGCCTGCTGGCAATTGAGTACGGAGAAGTTAGTGGGCATGTTGACGAAGACGCTGGCATCAGGAGGCAGGCAGCAGGAGGCCTGAGCCCGCATGagtggaggaggagcaggacgGGGTGCAGCAGGCGGGGCAGAGGAGCTGGATGAGGTTGCTGTACTGGACTGCCGGGACGATGAACCCCTGGAGGTCCCCACGCTGGCCATCATAGGGATGGTTTCCAAGAGACGACCAGCACCAGCCCCTCCTCCTGTTGCACCTCCTGATGACAGTTCCTGTTTGGGCCGGAGGCAGCGGCAGCAGCACACAGCAACCACAGAGCCCACCAGGATGAAAGCTACAAACACCGAGCCCACAATCAGGAACGGCACATAGATAGGCactacagagagagaagaaaattaCACATTCTCATCAAAAAAACAGCTATCAGATATGCTGTTGTGGAAAAAACATTGACATCTAAGTTAAACATTAACCTTCAAAGCAGTACcgcctctcacacacacacacacacacacacacacacacacacacgtctcttGCTTCCCTGCACAAGCAAATCTCCTACATATGAGTGGAGATTGGGTAAGACTGTGAAACAAAAGACAGCAGAGAGGAGTGTTTGGACTTGGGTAGAAGAATGAGAGGTACACTGGGACTGAGTCCCTAGGGAGTCCCAGGCTCTCATTAGCAGttattaactttgttttgaTCTGTTTTAATCCTCAGCACCCTGCTGTTTCCCAGCCTCCTCGACCCTgcagacctgtgtgtgtgtgtgtgtgtgtgtgtgtgtgtgtgtgtgtgtgcgtgtgcgtgtgcgtgtgtttgcatGGGTGACATTCTTAGGCCCGGCTGCCAGCAGATATTTGTGACCCTTCTTTTTCTTCAGCTATTTATGACCAAACCTTTGAAAATGAGTTACTCAAGCTGAACTACAGTACTTGGCTTCTGCTTAAATAAGGGTATTAAAGTTGACTGATTTAATGTAGCTGAATGGGAGCTTATTCAGCCCTTAAATCAAAAGAAATAGCAATTTTTTCTCGCAAAGCTTTTCTTACTTTTTGTTTAAAACAGCAAATCAGACTGGTAAGAAAGTACTTGTGTAACAGTTCCACCAATCACTCTGTGCTCTTTGCTGGGTCAAATAGCAGAGGCATTATTAAACCAGtacatattttgacatttttatatgtTGGATATCTCTACATTTGCTAAGTGAAAAGCAAGAGAAGATCCAATAACAACTTTAAAGCATGATCAACAATAACTTTCCTCAAGAAGAAATAACAGTTTTTGTTCTAATTTCACCTTTTGGCCAAACAGCGAGGGCACAGAGTGAATGTTTTTGGCAGAAAGAGAGTGACAGGCGAGATGAGGTCACTTCTTAGGTGTTTTCCTCACTGGTTCATTCCCAtgctcactcacacaaacaccttACAAACACAATAACGACCATGTTACATTATAAGTGATTAGTTGTGTTTTATTGTTCTCACTGGGTGTAGTTATTTTCTGCTCTGAATGTGCCCATGTGTTATGAGGTGTAACTGTATGCCAAGGAGAGAGGTGGCAACTGGCTCCAGTTTCCTTTTGTCTCTT
Proteins encoded:
- the LOC116038020 gene encoding protein shisa-2, which encodes MWGGGFPMSVTVIVTLLLVIIDVKASGEYCHGWRDSQGAWKEGFQCPEKIDGEDSIICCGKCELRYCCSSTEARLDQGSCDNDRQAQEPGTESKENKDSGAVPIYVPFLIVGSVFVAFILVGSVVAVCCCRCLRPKQELSSGGATGGGAGAGRLLETIPMMASVGTSRGSSSRQSSTATSSSSSAPPAAPRPAPPPLMRAQASCCLPPDASVFVNMPTNFSVLNCQQATQIMPHQGQFLHPQYIGYAHPAQAFLDPTQGGYRPLQSPCPPPIGGSSVTSDQKYPAVTV